Proteins encoded in a region of the Flavobacterium sp. MDT1-60 genome:
- a CDS encoding metallophosphoesterase, which translates to MKLFLYNHFITKIKTYSFVITLLLLLNSCATHKVQYGKNVSANETENATDTIKIAHTLFLVGDAGNADEEQAQQTLELLHQKLKKANKKSTLVFLGDNIYPKGFPADKNDSEKALAETKLTNQLKLTKGFKGKTIVIPGNHDWYSGIKGLENQADFVTKYLNDKKAFLPRKSCPIEDVKIDSTTTLITVDSEWFLEDWDNHPTINDNCDIKTREAFFDELENILNKNQEKTVVLAIHHPLLSNGSHGGQYSWEKQLFPLEKKIPLPVVGSFINLLRKTSGVSPQDLQNKQYTIYAKRIKTLLQGQKNVIVVSGHDHNLQYINKENITQIISGAGSKSEAARAINPNDFSYGGNGYATLTLFKSGDAKVTFFGNENNHEKMLFEREIIKAKEINWAATVDNKFPPTVTTSIYSTKMTNKSLFHKFLFGQHYRKYYSMPIEARTATLDTLMGGLKPIREGGGHQSVSLRMSDPKGREYVMRAMKKSATVFLQSVAFKDQYVVNDFEQTYAEDFLLDFYTTTHPYTPFAIASLSDKLGLLHTNPVLYYIPKQNGLKEFNSNFGDQLYMVEERPADNHLDGKNFGKPTNIISTDDMMANLHKDEKYSVDQKEYIRVRLFDMLIGDWDRHSDQWRWAEHKIGDKVVYTPIPRDRDQAFPKYDGTLLSILMNVPAIRHMRTFKNKIDNVKWLNREPYPLDLAFLKTAEEKDWIEQAKYIQEHLSDSDIDNAFKNLPKEVQDGTIEDIKRKLKNRKKELQKYALEYSDVLDKTVMIAGTDKKDKFILNHNARKSIEIQVFRMKKEGDELIYTKTVNDARTKNLWIYGLDDTDVFQVTGEQKSDIKIRLIGGQNNDTYNIENGRKVIVYDFKSKENTYNLDSRTKTELTDDYDVNLYNYEKPKYNVISGLPNIGYNPDDGVKVGVNINYTVNNFKQNPYTQRHVFNAFYYFATGGLEFNYAAHFPGLLGKWVIDVESLYTTPNFAMNYFGFGNETQNNDDQLGLDYNRVRIRKFNVSGAIRHVGRYGSEFSVQPIFQRMTVEETEDRYIDIPNIVNPIVFDSQNYGGLKVKYLFKNADFVSKPTLGIAFMASATWQTNLNDTKQNFPTLESILGFTHKIDPNGKLVLATLIKGKAVLNNNFDFYHGAALGGDTDLRGYRNERFLGNSYFSQSSDLRFSIGKIQRTVAPLTYGILGGFDYGRIWLDGEDSKKWHQDYGGGLWLNAINVITARISYFQSPDEKGRVIFGAAYSF; encoded by the coding sequence ATGAAATTGTTTTTGTATAACCATTTTATTACGAAGATTAAAACGTATTCTTTTGTAATAACCTTACTGCTTTTACTAAATTCCTGTGCGACACATAAAGTTCAGTATGGCAAAAATGTGAGTGCTAACGAAACGGAGAACGCAACAGATACCATAAAAATTGCCCATACCCTATTTTTAGTAGGTGATGCCGGAAATGCAGATGAAGAACAAGCACAACAAACATTAGAATTATTACATCAAAAATTAAAAAAAGCCAATAAAAAATCGACTTTGGTATTTTTAGGAGATAATATATATCCGAAAGGTTTTCCTGCTGATAAAAATGATTCAGAAAAGGCTTTAGCCGAAACTAAACTTACTAATCAACTAAAATTAACCAAAGGATTTAAAGGAAAAACGATTGTAATTCCGGGAAACCATGATTGGTATAGTGGCATAAAAGGTTTAGAAAATCAGGCTGATTTTGTTACCAAATATCTTAATGACAAAAAAGCATTTCTTCCTCGAAAAAGCTGTCCTATTGAAGATGTGAAAATTGATAGCACTACCACCTTAATTACCGTTGACAGTGAATGGTTCCTGGAGGATTGGGACAACCATCCAACAATAAACGACAATTGTGATATTAAAACACGCGAAGCTTTTTTTGATGAACTGGAAAATATTCTAAATAAAAATCAGGAAAAAACAGTTGTTCTGGCTATTCATCATCCGTTATTAAGCAACGGATCTCATGGAGGACAATATTCATGGGAAAAACAGTTGTTTCCTTTAGAGAAAAAAATCCCACTACCTGTAGTTGGTTCTTTCATCAATCTGCTTCGAAAAACTTCAGGAGTAAGTCCGCAGGATCTTCAAAACAAACAATATACGATTTATGCCAAGCGAATTAAAACCTTATTGCAAGGCCAGAAAAATGTTATTGTAGTTTCCGGACATGATCACAATTTGCAATATATAAACAAGGAAAACATCACACAGATTATTAGCGGCGCCGGATCTAAATCTGAAGCAGCAAGAGCCATCAATCCAAATGATTTTTCGTATGGTGGCAATGGTTATGCAACACTAACTTTATTTAAAAGCGGTGATGCAAAAGTGACTTTCTTTGGAAATGAAAACAATCACGAAAAAATGCTTTTTGAGCGTGAGATCATTAAAGCAAAAGAAATAAACTGGGCTGCAACGGTAGACAATAAGTTTCCGCCAACAGTTACGACTTCTATTTATTCAACTAAGATGACAAATAAGAGTCTCTTTCATAAATTCTTATTCGGGCAACATTACAGAAAGTATTACAGTATGCCAATCGAAGCCAGAACAGCTACTTTAGATACTTTAATGGGCGGTTTAAAACCTATTCGCGAAGGAGGAGGACATCAATCTGTTTCTTTAAGAATGTCAGATCCAAAAGGAAGAGAATATGTAATGCGTGCTATGAAAAAAAGCGCTACGGTATTTTTACAGTCGGTTGCGTTTAAAGATCAATATGTTGTAAATGATTTTGAACAAACCTATGCCGAAGATTTTCTATTAGATTTTTATACCACTACGCATCCATACACTCCTTTTGCTATAGCAAGTTTATCAGATAAATTAGGGCTTTTGCATACCAATCCGGTTTTATATTATATTCCGAAACAAAATGGGCTGAAAGAGTTTAATTCGAATTTTGGAGATCAATTGTATATGGTTGAAGAGAGACCTGCAGACAATCATCTTGATGGAAAAAACTTCGGGAAACCTACTAATATTATTAGCACTGACGACATGATGGCTAATCTTCATAAAGACGAAAAATATTCGGTTGATCAAAAAGAATATATCAGGGTTCGTTTGTTTGATATGCTTATTGGAGATTGGGACAGACACAGTGATCAATGGCGTTGGGCAGAACATAAAATTGGCGACAAAGTAGTCTATACCCCTATTCCGCGCGATCGTGATCAGGCTTTCCCTAAATATGACGGAACTTTACTTTCTATCTTAATGAACGTTCCGGCTATTCGCCATATGAGGACTTTTAAAAATAAAATTGATAATGTAAAATGGCTTAATAGAGAACCTTATCCGTTAGATTTGGCTTTCTTAAAAACTGCTGAAGAAAAAGACTGGATTGAACAGGCTAAGTATATTCAGGAACATTTATCTGACAGCGATATAGATAATGCGTTTAAAAATTTGCCTAAAGAAGTTCAGGATGGAACAATTGAAGACATTAAACGAAAATTAAAAAACAGAAAAAAAGAGCTTCAAAAATATGCCTTAGAATATTCAGATGTGCTTGATAAAACGGTAATGATTGCCGGAACTGACAAAAAAGACAAATTTATTTTAAATCATAATGCAAGAAAAAGCATTGAAATTCAGGTTTTCAGAATGAAAAAAGAAGGCGATGAATTGATTTATACCAAAACAGTAAATGACGCCAGAACTAAGAATCTATGGATTTATGGATTAGATGATACCGACGTTTTTCAGGTGACAGGAGAACAAAAATCTGATATTAAAATCCGTTTGATTGGAGGCCAAAATAATGATACATATAACATTGAAAACGGAAGAAAAGTCATTGTTTACGATTTCAAATCAAAAGAAAACACTTATAATCTGGATTCAAGGACCAAAACCGAGTTGACAGATGATTATGATGTCAACTTATACAATTACGAAAAACCGAAATACAACGTGATTTCAGGTCTTCCTAATATTGGTTACAATCCTGATGATGGTGTAAAAGTTGGGGTTAACATCAATTATACTGTAAATAATTTTAAGCAAAATCCGTATACGCAAAGACATGTTTTTAATGCCTTTTATTACTTTGCTACTGGCGGTTTAGAGTTTAATTATGCAGCTCATTTTCCAGGTTTATTAGGTAAGTGGGTTATTGATGTTGAATCTTTATATACAACACCAAATTTTGCGATGAATTATTTCGGTTTCGGAAATGAGACTCAAAATAACGATGATCAGTTAGGATTAGATTATAATCGTGTGCGTATACGAAAGTTTAATGTATCCGGTGCAATCAGACACGTTGGCCGATATGGAAGTGAGTTTAGTGTACAACCTATTTTCCAGAGAATGACAGTTGAAGAAACAGAAGACAGATATATTGATATTCCTAATATAGTAAACCCAATTGTTTTTGACAGTCAGAATTACGGAGGTTTAAAAGTAAAATATCTTTTTAAAAATGCCGATTTTGTATCTAAACCAACTTTAGGAATCGCTTTTATGGCATCAGCAACCTGGCAAACCAATTTAAATGATACGAAGCAAAATTTTCCAACACTGGAAAGTATTTTAGGTTTTACCCATAAAATTGATCCTAACGGAAAGCTGGTTTTAGCGACACTTATAAAAGGGAAAGCCGTATTAAATAATAATTTTGACTTTTACCATGGTGCAGCTTTAGGTGGAGATACTGATTTACGTGGTTATAGAAACGAACGTTTTTTAGGAAATTCGTATTTCTCTCAAAGTTCTGATTTGAGATTTAGTATTGGAAAAATTCAACGAACTGTTGCTCCTTTGACTTATGGAATTTTAGGTGGTTTTGACTACGGAAGAATTTGGCTTGATGGCGAAGATTCTAAAAAATGGCACCAGGATTATGGAGGCGGACTTTGGTTGAATGCTATTAATGTAATTACTGCCAGAATCTCTTATTTTCAGTCTCCTGACGAAAAAGGACGTGTTATTTTTGGAGCCGCATATAGTTTTTAG
- a CDS encoding T9SS type B sorting domain-containing protein, whose translation MNYIKCFLVAVFICCLSGKVNAQYININDQKTPQQLVEDVLVNSSCVSITNASGKGDNFTPSQNSFAYFNAGTSKFPFAEGVVLTTSTSKNAVGPYSSYLGEGSPEWLGDTDLDQALRVNSINATVLEFDYVPLTDFLSFNYIFASNEYQFFYPCVYSDGFAFLIKEAGTNDPYKNLAVLPNTTTPVSSTIVHPTIPPSVAINGDRYDGCPAINENYFNGLNNNRSPINYAGQTIVMNAQTNVVAGKKYHIKLVIADDKNRYYDSAVFLEAGSFASKIDFGPDQTSLTNNPVCYGTPKTLNTNLSATYSYKWYKDGVVLNSANQPSYNPTESGTYKVEVTLTPSACVLTGEIKIEFASEIVTTNTSIYQCDDDTDGVSIFNLTKINNIVKNNTTENINQGFYETLANAEAKTNPILTPEKYTNKTTNQVVFARIENKYGCFKIAEVTLQISNNNIANQNPIAICDGDENQDGLYQFDLSTEVTPQIISGLPNGLTVNYFLNPNDALTEANPLPNTFKNTTAFSQTIYARVINGPDCYDIVSITLVVNTFNPANFEDEIQYLCIGDEITLSVATGFSSYLWNTGSTSNSILVDAIGDYTVTVTNPNGCKKTKKYKILPSEPGTITGVTIKDFAANENSVLIEYTGVGNYEFSLDGINFQGEPLFNDVNPGIYNAIARDKNGCGLSNSYLVIVLDYPRFFTPNGDSYNDLWYVKNLDQLPDYTISIFDRYGKLVKQMNQTSSGWTGLFNGQQLPADDYWFNLIFSDGRIIKGHFSLKR comes from the coding sequence ATGAATTATATTAAATGCTTTTTGGTTGCTGTTTTTATTTGTTGTTTATCTGGTAAGGTAAATGCGCAATATATCAATATAAACGATCAAAAAACACCGCAACAACTTGTTGAAGATGTTTTAGTAAACAGTTCGTGCGTTTCCATTACCAATGCTTCCGGAAAAGGAGATAATTTTACACCCTCACAAAATAGTTTTGCTTATTTTAATGCCGGTACAAGTAAATTTCCTTTTGCGGAAGGCGTTGTTTTAACAACCTCTACAAGTAAAAATGCCGTTGGCCCTTATTCTAGTTATTTGGGCGAAGGAAGTCCTGAGTGGCTGGGTGATACCGATTTAGATCAGGCTTTACGAGTTAATTCTATAAATGCAACAGTACTAGAATTTGACTATGTTCCCCTCACTGATTTTTTAAGTTTTAATTATATTTTTGCTTCTAACGAATATCAATTTTTTTATCCTTGTGTATATTCAGATGGATTTGCATTTTTAATTAAGGAAGCGGGAACAAATGATCCCTATAAGAATCTAGCAGTATTACCGAATACAACGACACCAGTTTCGTCAACAATTGTACATCCAACTATTCCACCAAGTGTAGCCATTAACGGAGATCGATATGATGGATGCCCAGCCATAAATGAAAACTATTTTAATGGTTTAAACAACAATAGGAGTCCAATAAACTACGCCGGTCAAACTATCGTAATGAATGCCCAGACCAATGTGGTTGCAGGAAAAAAATACCATATAAAATTAGTTATTGCTGACGATAAAAATAGATATTATGACTCGGCAGTTTTTTTAGAAGCCGGCAGTTTTGCTTCTAAAATTGATTTTGGACCGGACCAAACATCCCTGACTAATAATCCGGTTTGTTATGGTACTCCAAAAACTTTAAATACAAATTTGTCAGCGACCTATTCTTATAAATGGTATAAAGATGGCGTTGTTCTCAATTCAGCAAACCAACCCTCTTATAATCCAACCGAATCAGGAACTTATAAAGTAGAAGTTACTTTAACACCTTCAGCTTGTGTACTAACCGGAGAAATAAAAATTGAATTTGCATCAGAAATAGTAACAACGAATACTTCTATTTATCAATGTGATGACGACACAGATGGAGTCTCGATTTTTAATCTGACTAAAATCAATAATATTGTAAAAAACAATACTACCGAAAATATCAATCAGGGATTCTATGAAACATTAGCCAATGCTGAGGCAAAGACAAATCCTATTTTAACACCTGAAAAATATACCAACAAGACAACAAATCAGGTTGTTTTTGCCAGAATTGAAAATAAATATGGCTGTTTTAAAATCGCTGAAGTGACCTTGCAGATTTCAAACAACAACATTGCAAATCAGAATCCTATCGCGATTTGTGATGGTGATGAAAATCAGGATGGCCTGTATCAATTTGATCTTAGTACAGAAGTAACTCCACAGATCATTTCAGGTTTACCTAACGGATTGACCGTTAATTATTTTTTAAATCCGAATGATGCATTAACAGAAGCAAATCCTTTACCAAATACATTTAAAAATACAACCGCTTTCAGTCAGACAATTTACGCAAGAGTCATTAACGGACCTGACTGTTATGATATTGTTTCGATTACGCTTGTTGTAAACACTTTTAATCCTGCAAATTTTGAAGATGAAATTCAATATCTATGCATTGGAGATGAAATTACCTTAAGCGTTGCGACCGGTTTCAGCAGTTATTTATGGAACACCGGTAGTACTTCAAACTCCATTTTAGTAGATGCAATTGGCGATTATACAGTAACTGTAACCAACCCTAATGGTTGTAAAAAAACAAAAAAATATAAAATACTTCCATCAGAGCCTGGAACCATAACAGGAGTGACTATAAAGGATTTTGCTGCCAATGAAAATTCAGTTTTAATTGAATATACGGGTGTTGGAAACTATGAATTCTCATTAGATGGTATAAACTTTCAGGGCGAGCCTTTATTTAATGATGTAAATCCGGGAATCTATAATGCAATTGCAAGAGATAAAAATGGCTGTGGACTTTCTAATTCTTATCTGGTAATTGTTCTGGATTATCCTAGATTCTTTACACCAAACGGAGATAGTTACAATGATTTATGGTACGTTAAAAATCTGGATCAGCTTCCGGATTATACGATTTCAATTTTTGATCGTTATGGAAAATTAGTAAAACAAATGAATCAAACCAGCAGCGGATGGACAGGCTTATTTAATGGACAACAATTACCAGCAGATGATTATTGGTTTAATTTAATCTTTTCTGATGGCAGGATCATAAAAGGCCATTTTAGTTTGAAGAGATAA
- a CDS encoding ABC transporter permease, with protein MKRLLSIELQKIWKNKASRVLTLTYFVLLSFIALIASIKFDLGVFKFHLAEMGIFNFPFIWHFNTYVAAWLKFFLAIVIVSMMANEYSYGTLKQNLIDGLSKKEFILSKFLTVVLFALCSTIFVFVMSLILGLCFSSYNEFDVIFMDLDYLLAFFVKLTGFFSFCLFLGILVKRSAFALGFLLVWSIFEGIAKALLVFKLFPESTAGYTIMKFFPLEAMSNLIIEPFTRLSVIRSIGTQMGVENTKDYGVHYLSIFIVLVWTFLFIYFSYKLLKNRDL; from the coding sequence ATGAAAAGACTTTTATCTATAGAATTACAAAAAATCTGGAAAAACAAAGCCAGTCGTGTTCTTACTTTAACCTATTTTGTTTTACTTTCCTTTATCGCTTTAATTGCCTCTATAAAGTTTGACTTAGGCGTTTTTAAATTTCATTTAGCTGAAATGGGAATTTTCAATTTCCCATTTATCTGGCATTTTAATACTTATGTAGCAGCCTGGCTGAAATTTTTCTTAGCTATTGTCATTGTTTCTATGATGGCTAACGAATACAGTTATGGTACATTAAAACAAAATTTGATTGACGGCTTAAGTAAAAAAGAATTCATTTTGTCTAAGTTTTTAACGGTGGTGCTTTTTGCATTGTGTTCGACTATTTTTGTTTTTGTGATGAGTTTAATTCTCGGATTATGCTTTTCATCTTATAACGAATTTGATGTCATTTTTATGGATCTGGATTATCTTTTAGCCTTTTTTGTAAAATTGACCGGTTTCTTTTCTTTCTGTTTATTTTTAGGAATATTAGTAAAACGTTCTGCTTTTGCCTTAGGCTTCTTATTAGTATGGAGTATTTTCGAAGGAATCGCAAAAGCTCTTTTAGTTTTTAAACTTTTCCCTGAAAGCACAGCAGGATATACTATAATGAAGTTTTTCCCATTAGAAGCAATGTCAAATTTAATTATTGAACCGTTTACAAGATTATCAGTAATTAGAAGTATCGGTACCCAAATGGGAGTTGAAAACACAAAAGATTATGGTGTGCATTATCTGTCAATTTTTATCGTTCTGGTCTGGACATTTTTATTTATTTACTTCTCATACAAATTATTAAAAAATAGGGATTTATAG
- a CDS encoding Pycsar system effector family protein, producing MNLIEQSEDFVSNLLKDKLSNLYSYHNFNHTLTVVNAVKELCKKEDVSGGDKEALLLAAWFHDTGYIEGYENHEKESVKIATAFLKEKGQSDELIAKVSNLILTTSKEYVPKTHLEKIIKDADYAHLMGTEYVTTGELLRLEMKNTGLAVFSNAEWTKENLNFLLNKHRFYTDYALKKWQPLKEKNLILVQKKIDKQELKAATAIEEENKKKEKVEKPDRGVDTLFRVTLGNHTRLSGIADSKANILLSVNAIIISIALSSIIPKLDSPKNAHLVIPTFIMLMSSVTTIIFAILSTRPKVTTGVFTREDIEAKKINLLFFGNFYKMPLAEYDWAMNEMMKDRDYLYSTMIKDLYYLGLVLQRKYNLLRIAYNIFMVGIIVTVIAFVIAFKGVGA from the coding sequence ATGAATCTAATAGAACAATCCGAAGATTTCGTCAGTAATTTACTCAAAGATAAACTTTCTAATTTATATTCTTACCATAATTTTAACCATACTTTAACTGTAGTAAATGCTGTAAAAGAGCTTTGTAAAAAAGAAGATGTAAGTGGTGGTGATAAAGAAGCACTTTTGTTGGCAGCATGGTTTCATGATACAGGTTATATTGAAGGCTATGAAAATCATGAAAAAGAAAGCGTAAAAATTGCGACAGCTTTTTTGAAAGAGAAAGGTCAGTCGGATGAATTGATTGCAAAGGTTTCTAATTTGATTTTGACGACTTCAAAAGAATATGTTCCTAAAACACATTTAGAGAAAATTATTAAGGATGCAGATTATGCCCATTTGATGGGAACAGAATATGTAACGACCGGCGAATTATTGCGTTTGGAAATGAAAAATACCGGATTAGCAGTTTTTTCAAATGCCGAATGGACGAAAGAAAATTTGAATTTTTTATTGAATAAACATCGCTTTTATACCGATTATGCTTTAAAGAAATGGCAACCTCTAAAAGAGAAAAATCTGATTCTTGTTCAAAAAAAGATAGACAAACAAGAATTGAAAGCCGCCACAGCAATTGAAGAAGAAAATAAAAAGAAAGAGAAAGTAGAAAAACCAGATAGAGGTGTTGATACCTTATTTCGTGTAACTCTTGGTAATCATACGCGATTAAGCGGTATAGCAGATAGTAAAGCCAATATTTTATTGTCTGTGAATGCCATTATTATTTCGATTGCGCTTTCGTCGATTATTCCAAAATTAGACAGTCCTAAAAATGCTCATTTGGTGATTCCAACTTTTATTATGTTGATGTCAAGTGTAACCACAATTATTTTTGCGATTCTTTCGACACGCCCAAAAGTAACGACAGGCGTTTTTACCCGTGAAGATATTGAGGCCAAAAAGATTAATTTATTGTTTTTTGGAAATTTCTACAAAATGCCCTTAGCAGAATATGACTGGGCAATGAACGAAATGATGAAAGACCGCGATTATCTTTATTCAACAATGATCAAAGATTTGTATTATCTCGGATTGGTTTTACAGCGAAAATATAATTTATTACGAATTGCGTACAATATTTTCATGGTTGGAATAATCGTAACGGTAATTGCGTTCGTAATTGCTTTTAAAGGAGTGGGAGCGTAA
- a CDS encoding ABC transporter ATP-binding protein, producing the protein METILTIENLSKRYGRIQALKNVSFEIQKGRVYGILGPNGSGKSTTLGIVLSVVNRTSGDYRWFNGQMQTHEALKKVGAIIERPNFYPYMTAEENLKLVCKIKSINYAKINEKLDLVGLTERKDSKFSTFSLGMKQRLAIASALLNDPEILILDEPTNGLDPQGIHQIRDIIKKIASQGTTILLASHLLDEVEKVCSHVIVLRKGEILYSGSVDGMSANEGFFEVQANDNLLLKTALQEHPAIDRITDEDGKILVYLKSELSASELNQFLFSKNITLSHLVKRKNSLEAQFLELTKNATIQKN; encoded by the coding sequence TTGGAAACCATTCTTACCATTGAAAATCTTAGTAAAAGATACGGCCGAATTCAGGCCTTAAAAAATGTATCTTTTGAAATACAGAAAGGCCGTGTTTACGGTATTTTAGGCCCAAACGGAAGCGGAAAATCGACTACTTTGGGAATTGTACTTAGTGTTGTAAATAGAACTTCGGGCGATTACCGTTGGTTTAACGGTCAAATGCAAACACATGAAGCTTTAAAAAAAGTGGGTGCTATTATAGAAAGACCCAACTTTTACCCCTATATGACAGCGGAAGAAAATCTGAAACTGGTTTGCAAAATAAAAAGTATCAATTATGCTAAGATCAATGAAAAGCTTGATTTAGTTGGTTTAACCGAAAGAAAAGACAGTAAGTTTAGTACATTCTCTTTAGGGATGAAACAACGTTTAGCGATTGCCTCGGCCCTTTTAAACGATCCAGAAATTTTAATTTTAGATGAACCAACAAATGGTTTAGATCCGCAGGGGATTCACCAAATTCGAGATATTATTAAAAAAATCGCTTCGCAGGGAACGACTATTTTATTGGCTTCGCATTTACTCGATGAAGTCGAAAAAGTGTGTTCGCATGTAATTGTTTTAAGAAAAGGCGAAATTTTATATTCAGGTTCAGTTGACGGGATGTCAGCGAATGAAGGTTTCTTTGAAGTTCAGGCCAATGATAATTTACTTTTAAAAACGGCTTTGCAGGAACATCCGGCTATAGACAGAATTACAGATGAAGATGGAAAAATTTTGGTGTATTTAAAATCAGAATTATCAGCTTCAGAACTTAATCAGTTTTTGTTTTCTAAAAATATTACCTTGAGTCATTTAGTAAAACGTAAAAATAGTTTAGAAGCACAATTTTTAGAATTAACCAAAAACGCTACCATCCAAAAAAACTAA